CGGATCTCCAAAAATCAAAAGCTCGTTGTATCCCAGTATTATATCATTTTTTTCTGCAGCATCGGAGTGATTGATTGAGGAAATAATACTGAAACTATTGCTCAATAGAAGCTCTTTTAATTTTGCAGAGGTTTCTTCCGGGGAATACGCACTTTTATGCGTTTGTATTTCCTGTGCCTGGGTAAATGAAAACATAGAGGCAAACAAAATTGCAATACCCAATTGAAGGTTCATCTTTTTAATTTTTGGTTTCTAGCAAAATAGGCAATTTATAAATAAATGAAAAAATAGAAGAGCTGAAACAATTGAACAACAAGAATAATGACATTCACGAAAGTGAGGAAACATCTTTTTTCGAATAGTCAGGACAATGATACTCCCTCAAGCAATGGATCAATCATAAAGGTTCATTCTAATCCCTTTTCACATTATTTAAATATTGCAAACGCAATAATATTATTTTTGATTGTTAAAATATTTCTCAAAAATATTGCCCCTTATAACTTACCTACTTAATTACTTATAAACCTGAAAACCCAATAAACTTATTGACTTAACAAATTAAATACCCACACTGCATAACAAAAGTTAAGTTTCTTTTTTTAATTTTGACAAGCATATGAAATACAAACGCGTACTACTGAAGCTGAGCGGTGAATCATTAATGGGTAAAAAAGGATATGGCATTGACCCTGAGCGACTTACGCAATATGCCGGAGACATAAAAAAAATTACAGAAAAAGGTGTAGAGTTGGCCATAGTTATTGGAGGAGGTAATATTTTCAGGGGCTTAAAAGCTGAAGAAAA
The window above is part of the Chitinophagales bacterium genome. Proteins encoded here:
- a CDS encoding DUF302 domain-containing protein encodes the protein MNLQLGIAILFASMFSFTQAQEIQTHKSAYSPEETSAKLKELLLSNSFSIISSINHSDAAEKNDIILGYNELLIFGDPQVGSLLMQADPRIGVDLPLKILIWEKDSKTFISYKNPELFLKLYKIEQQKQIIDKMQGALEEIMETLKTEN